In Scophthalmus maximus strain ysfricsl-2021 chromosome 16, ASM2237912v1, whole genome shotgun sequence, the following proteins share a genomic window:
- the cabcoco1 gene encoding ciliary-associated calcium-binding coiled-coil protein 1 isoform X1 produces MTDSVVLQWDAPPHQRTAELQRCSGDELEAELKEILGFRNHHTCMKEAALLDYYVCGVCWAKEANFTPAQTSFTIAVLHMLLDNIREKQMGLVENLMEFAKALAAACQCLSSEKDTTSLLNREEAKELISYIRNSFFQKYTLFELLLTTPREEFLTGMERTIEVFSCQENTLTPLEEGISTHLYFQLQDPLCNPEK; encoded by the exons ATGACGGACTCGGTGGTCCTCCAGTGGGACGCGCCGCCCCACCAGCGAACCGCGGAGCTGCAGCGGTGCAGCGGAGACGAGCTGGAGGC GGAACTGAAGGAGATCCTGGGCTTTAGGAACCATCACACCTGTATGAAGGAAGCTGCCCTGCTGGATTACtatgtctgtggtgtctgttgGGCTAAAGAGGCCAACTTTACCCCCGCACAGACCTCCTTCACTATAGCTGTGCTACACATGCTGCTGGACAACATAAGAG AGAAACAGATGGGTTTAGTGGAGAACCTGATGGAGTTTGCTAAGGCCCTAGCTGCCGCCTGCCAGTGCTTGTCGTCAGAGAAAGACACCACTTCACTTCTGAACAGAGAAGAAGCCAAAGAGCTCATAAGTTACATCAGAAACAG TTTTTTCCAGAAGTACACACTCTTCGAGCTCCTCCTCACCACGCCCAGAGAAGAATTCCTGACAGGCATGGAG AGGACCATTGAGGTGTTCAGTTGTCAGGAGAATACTCTCACCCCATTGGAGGAAGGCATCTCCACTCATCTCTACTTCCAGTTACAAGACCCTTTGTGTAACCCAGAGAAATGA
- the cabcoco1 gene encoding ciliary-associated calcium-binding coiled-coil protein 1 isoform X2, which yields MTDSVVLQWDAPPHQRTAELQRCSGDELEANHHTCMKEAALLDYYVCGVCWAKEANFTPAQTSFTIAVLHMLLDNIREKQMGLVENLMEFAKALAAACQCLSSEKDTTSLLNREEAKELISYIRNSFFQKYTLFELLLTTPREEFLTGMERTIEVFSCQENTLTPLEEGISTHLYFQLQDPLCNPEK from the exons ATGACGGACTCGGTGGTCCTCCAGTGGGACGCGCCGCCCCACCAGCGAACCGCGGAGCTGCAGCGGTGCAGCGGAGACGAGCTGGAGGC GAACCATCACACCTGTATGAAGGAAGCTGCCCTGCTGGATTACtatgtctgtggtgtctgttgGGCTAAAGAGGCCAACTTTACCCCCGCACAGACCTCCTTCACTATAGCTGTGCTACACATGCTGCTGGACAACATAAGAG AGAAACAGATGGGTTTAGTGGAGAACCTGATGGAGTTTGCTAAGGCCCTAGCTGCCGCCTGCCAGTGCTTGTCGTCAGAGAAAGACACCACTTCACTTCTGAACAGAGAAGAAGCCAAAGAGCTCATAAGTTACATCAGAAACAG TTTTTTCCAGAAGTACACACTCTTCGAGCTCCTCCTCACCACGCCCAGAGAAGAATTCCTGACAGGCATGGAG AGGACCATTGAGGTGTTCAGTTGTCAGGAGAATACTCTCACCCCATTGGAGGAAGGCATCTCCACTCATCTCTACTTCCAGTTACAAGACCCTTTGTGTAACCCAGAGAAATGA